Proteins found in one Aphelocoma coerulescens isolate FSJ_1873_10779 chromosome 27, UR_Acoe_1.0, whole genome shotgun sequence genomic segment:
- the LOC138099395 gene encoding amine oxidase [copper-containing] 3-like produces MSLKTVLILLGLALATIFALVCVLLTRGRSPRSCQHLHPEQEDMEDGQSLVFADLTPEEMSQVVRYLQAKLGVPLVEASRAKPSDNCIASVDLQVPAKAEVLRFLDGGGARPAREALAVLYFGNQADPNVTEYVVGPLPTPVYHRDVTVQKYGGKVPYHRRPVTGKEYMDINTLIQRELKKAPRFLAACCESDGTNLVILTTAPRGFKSGDRMTWFVLFHNVAGTGYYLSPVGLEVLVDHGDLQVSRWQLHKVFYNGQYFASTGDLEQGFVAGVLEVVRLKQPQADAVLGSMRPRRPPESPGPLQFEPQGPRYSVRDNRITFQGWSIAFGMNPNTGPRLFDIRFRGERIVYELSLQEALALYGSNCPGGMSTRYLDGSFGIGRFAYELVQGLDCPYTATYVDRHYLAETDTPKTNQNSLCIFEHDSALPLRRHFSDSQSFYYGGLRKNTLVIRTISTLINYDYIWDFMFHGSGAVEVRVHATGYISSSFFHGQGTDYGNRVGPHTLGTMHLHHIHYKVDLDVDGQLNSLETQDMEYEFVKDPWSTQNTIERPYLRRARLEKEDEAAFPLNAPMPRYLSFVSPNPNKWGHPRSYRVQIISFAGKHLPTNSSMERSISWGRYQLAVTRRKEEEPTSTSIYNQNDPWTPSVAFADFINNETITDQDLVAWITVGFLHVPHAEDVPNTVTVGNGVGFFLRPYNYFNEDPSVDSSDSVYFSSEQDAGACGTNPLACLSSAAACAPRLPPFHFGGFLNLSLAPPLGGL; encoded by the exons ATGAGCCTGAAAACCGTGCTCATCCTCCTTGGTCTGGCGTTAGCCACAATATTCGCTTTGGTCTGCGTGTTGCTGACCAGAGGAaggagccccaggagctgccagcatcTGCACCCGGAGCAGGAGGACATGGAGGATGGCCAGAGCCTGGTCTTTGCTGACCTGACCCCTGAGGAGATGTCCCAGGTGGTGCGGTACCTGCAGGCAAAGCTCGGGGTGCCGCTGGTTGAGGCCTCGCGTGCCAAACCCTCGGACAACTGCATCGCCTCCGTGGATCTGCAGGTCCCCGCCAAGGCAGAGGTGCTGCGGTTCCTGGACGGCGGAGGGGCTCGTCCCGCCCGGGAGGCGCTGGCTGTGCTGTACTTTGGGAACCAGGCAGACCCCAACGTCACCGAGTACGTGGTGGGGCCGCTGCCGACGCCAGTGTACCACCGAGACGTGACGGTGCAGAAGTACGGGGGGAAGGTGCCGTACCACCGCAGACCCGTTACCGGCAAGGAGTACATGGATATCAACACCCTCATTCAGAGGGAGCTGAAAAAGGCTCCGCGCTTCCTGGCTGCGTGCTGTGAGTCTGATGGGACCAACCTGGTCATCCTCACCACAGCCCCACGGGGCTTTAAGTCGGGTGATCGCATGACCTGGTTTGTCCTTTTCCACAACGTGGCTGGCACCGGTTACTACCTGTCTCCGGtggggctggaggtgctggtggacCATGGGGACCTCCAGGTCTCCCGTTGGCAGCTGCACAAAGTCTTCTACAATGGCCAGTACTTTGCCAGCACAGGGGATCTGGAGCAGGGGTTTGTGGCTGGTGTGCTGGAGGTCGTCAGACTCAAGCAGCCCCAGGCTGATGCAGTGCTGGGCTCAATGAGGCCCCGGCGCCCGCCTGAGTCCCCAGGTCCACTGCAGTTTGAGCCCCAGGGTCCCCGCTACAGTGTCAGGGACAATCGCATCAccttccagggctggagcatcgCCTTCGGCATGAACCCCAACACCGGCCCGCGCCTCTTCGACATCAGGTTCCGTGGGGAGAGGATTGTCTACGAGCTGAGTCTCCAGGAAGCGTTAGCCCTGTACGGCTCCAACTGCCCTGGGGGCATGTCCACCCGCTACCTCGACGGGAGCTTTGGCATCGGCAGGTTTGCCTATGAGCTGGTCCAGGGCCTCGACTGCCCCTACACAGCCACCTACGTGGACCGGCACTACCTGGCAGAGACAGATActcccaaaaccaaccaaaactcaCTCTGCATTTTTGAGCATGACTCTGCCCTCCCTCTGAGGCGCCACTTCTCCGACTCGCAGTCCTTCTACTATGGTGGGCTGCGGAAAAACACGCTGGTCATCCGTACCATCTCCACGCTCATTAACTACGACTACATCTGGGACTTCATGTTCCACGGCAGCGGGGCCGTGGAGGTCCGGGTGCATGCCACTGGCTACATCAGCTCCTCCTTCTTCCATGGCCAAGGCACTGACTATGGCAACAGGGTTGGGCCCCACACGCTGGGCACGATGCACCTCCACCACATCCACTACAAGGTGGACCTGGATGTTGATG GGCAGCTGAATTCCCTGGAGACCCAGGACATGGAGTACGAGTTTGTCAAAGATCCCTGGAGCACACAGAACACCATTGAGCGGCCATACCTCCGCAGGGCAAGGCTGGAGAAGGAGGATGAGGCAGCATTCCCACTCAATGCCCCTATGCCCCGCTACCTCTCCTTTGTCAGCCCCAACCCCAACAAGTGGGGGCACCCACGCAGCTACCGGGTCCAGATCATCAGCTTCGCTGGGAAGCACCTGCCCACCAACAGCTCCATGGAACGCTCCATCAGCTGGGGCAG GTACCAGCTGGCCGTCACccggaggaaggaggaggagcccaccagcaccagcatctACAACCAGAATGACCCCTGGACACCCAGTGTCGCCTTTGCTGACTTCATCAACAATGAGACCATCACCGACCAG GACTTGGTTGCCTGGATCACTGTGGGGTTCCTGCACGTCCCTCATGCTGAAGATGTCCCCAACACGGTGACCGTGGGGAACGGTGTCGGCTTTTTCCTGAGGCCCTACAACTACTTCAACGAGGACCCGTCGGTGGATTCATCTGACAGTGTCTACTTCAGCAGTGAACAGGACGCCGGGGCGTGTGGGACCAATCCCCTTGCCTGCCTGTCCTCTGCCGCTGCCTGTGCCCCCCGCCTGCCCCCCTTCCACTTTGGGGGCTTCCTCAACCTCAGCCTGGCCCCACCGCTCGGCGGGCTCTGA
- the G6PC1 gene encoding glucose-6-phosphatase catalytic subunit 1 yields the protein MEANMNLLHDAGIRATHWLQQRFQGSQDWFLFISYAADLRNAFFVLFPIWFHFSEAVGIRLIWVAVIGDWLNLVFKWILFGERPYWWVLDTDYYGNNSAPEIQQFPLTCETGPGSPSGHAMGAAGVYYVMVTALLSAAEGKKQSRTLRYWVLWTVLWIGFWAVQGCVCVSRVFIAAHFPHQVIAGVFSGMAVAKTFHHVRCIYNASFRRYLGITLFLFSFTLGFYLLLWMFGVDLLWTLEKAQKWCSHPEWVHIDTTPFASLLRNLGILFGLGLALNSHMYQESCRLKQGQQLPFRLGCIAVSLLILHIFDAFKPPSHMQLLFYALSFCKSAAVPLATVGLIPYCLSQLLATQDKKAA from the exons atggagGCCAACATGAACCTCCTGCACGACGCGGGCATCCGGGCAACACACTGGCTGCAGCAGCGcttccagggctcccaggactGGTTCCTCTTCATCTCTTATGCCGCTGATCTCAGGAATGCTTTTTTTGTCCTCTTCCCCATCTGGTTCCACTTCAGTGAAGCAGTGGGCATCAGGCTCATCTGGGTGGCTGTAATCGGAGACTGGCTCAACCTCGTCTTCAAGTG gaTCCTCTTTGGGGAGAGACCATACTGGTGGGTCCTTGACACAGACTATTACGGCAACAACTCTGCACCAGAGATCCAGCAGTTCCCGCTCACCTGTGAGACTGGCCCTG GGAGCCCATCTGGCCATGCCATGGGTGCAGCAGGCGTGTACTATGTCATGGTGACGGccctcctctctgctgctgaggGAAAGAAGCAGTCAAGGACACTCAGATACTG GGTGCTGTGGACAGTGCTTTGGATAGGGTTCTGGGCAGTTCAGGGCTGCGTCTGCGTGTCCCGAGTCTTCATTGCTGCTCACTTCCCCCACCAGGTGATTGCAGGGGTTTTCTCAG GGATGGCCGTGGCCAAGACCTTCCATCATGTCCGCTGCATCTACAATGCCAGCTTCCGTCGGTACCTGGGCATCACCTTGTTCCTCTTCAGCTTCACCCTGGGTTTCTACCTGCTGCTCTGGATGTTCGGCGTGGACCTGCTCTGGACACTGGAGAAGGCACAGAAGTGGTGCAGCCACCCTGAGTGGGTCCACATTGACACCACTCCCTTTGCCAGCCTCCTCCGTAACCTGGGCATCCTCTTCGGGCTGGGGCTGGCCCTCAACTCCCACATGTACCAGGAGAGCTGCCGGTTaaagcagggccagcagctgcCCTTCCGCCTGGGCTGCATCGCTGtctccctcctcatcctccacaTCTTCGATGCCTTCAAGCCACCCTCCCACATGCAGCTGCTCTTCTACGCCCTCTCCTTCTGCAAGAGTGCAGCTGTGCCGCTGGCTACTGTCGGCCTCATCCCCTActgcctctcccagctcctggccacGCAGGACAAAAAGGCTGCCTAA
- the AARSD1 gene encoding alanyl-tRNA editing protein Aarsd1, translating into MVFRCQRDSWARQFTTRVVSCRAAELRPEGGGEPVRGFQVVLEDTILFPEGGGQPDDRGLIGDVPVLRVTRRGPEAVHFVPAALEPGAEVLLSLDWERRFDHMQQHSGQHLISAIAEQMFGFKTTSWELGRQRSVIELDTPLVTAEQVAALEKSVNEKIRDRVPVTVRELAADDPEVETVRSRGLPDDHVGPVRVVDIKGIDSNLCCGTHVSNLSDLQVIKLLGVEKGKKNKTNLVFLAGNRVLKSIEQSHNTEKALTSLLKNGPGEHVEAVRRLQSSVKLLQKNNLNLLRDIAVLIARDFKSKPAPRQLFVLHRKEGDSEFMNIIANEIGTEETLLFLTVGDEKEAGLFLLAGPVEAVENLGPRVAELLGGKGAGKRSRFQGKAAKMSRRGEVQALLQEFISHQNPEA; encoded by the exons ATGGTGTTCCGGTGCCAGCGGGACAGCTGGGCCCGGCAG TTCACCACCAGGGTGGTGTCGTGCCGGGCGGCCGAGCTGCGGCCCGAGGGCGGCGGGGAGCCGGTGCGCGGGTTCCAGGTGGTGCTGGAGGACACCATCCTCTTCCCCGAGGGCGGCGGGCAG ccggATGATCGCGGCCTCATCGGGGACGTGCCGGTGCTGCGCGTGACCCGGCGGGGCCCCGAGGCCGTGCATTTCGTGCCGGCCGCGCTGGAACCGGGCGCTGAAGTGCTGCTGTCGCTGGACTGGGAGCGCCGCTTCGACCACATGCAGCAGCATTCAG GACAGCATCTCATCAGTGCCATTGCAGAACAGATGTTTGGATTCAAGACGACTTCATG GGAGCTGGGCCGTCAGCGAAGTGTCATTGAGCTGGACACCCCCTTGGTGACAGCAGAGCAGGTCGCAGCCCTAGAGAAGAGCGTGAACGAGAAAATCCGGGACAGGGTCCCTGTAACAGTGAGGGAACTGGCTGCAGATGACCCTGAAGTTGAAACA GTGAGGAGCCGAGGGCTGCCCGATGACCACGTAGGGCCAGTGCGTGTTGTGGACATCAAAGGCATCGACTCCAACCTGTGCTGTGGGACTCATGTCTCCAACCTGAGTGACCTCCAG gttATTAAACTCCTTGgtgtggaaaaagggaaaaagaacaaaaccaactTGGTTTTCTTGGCGGGAAACAGAGTGCTGAAGTCAATCGAGCAAAGTCACAATACTGAGAAGGCTctaacctccctgctcaa aaatggaCCGGGTGAGCACGTAGAGGCTGTGAGGagactgcagagctctgtgaaaCTGCTCCAGAAG aataACCTGAACCTGCTTAGAGACATTGCTGTTTTGATAGCCCGGGACTTCAAGAGCAAACCTGCTCCAAGGCAGCTGTTTGTATTGCACAG GAAAGAGGGTGATTCTGAATTTATGAACATCATCGCTAATGAGATTGGGACAGAG GAAACCCTGCTATTCCTGACTGTGGGAGATGAAAAAGAAGCAGGACTCTTCCTTCTAGCTGGACCTGTTGAAGCAGTTGAAAATTTAGGTCCCAG GGTGGCAGAACTGCTGGGTGGGAAAGGAGCTGGGAAGCGCAGCCGCTTCCAGGGCAAGGCAGCCAAGATGAGCCGTCGAGGAGAAGTGCAAGCTCTGCTCCAGGAATTCATTAGCCATCAAAACCCTGAAGCATAA
- the PTGES3L gene encoding putative protein PTGES3L, with amino-acid sequence MARQPAKTLWYDRPRYVYLEFCVEDSTDVKVVIEDQRLVFSCKNADGVEFYNEINLYARVNSKDSREKRSDRSITCFMRKWKEKVAWPRITKENIKPAWLSVDFDNWRDWEGDEEVERAMVEQYAEMLEKVTDKGPPPAMDDLDDD; translated from the exons ATGGCGAG GCAACCTGCAAAGACTCTGTGGTACGACCGGCCGCGGTACGTGTACCTGGAGTTCTGTGTCGAGGACAGCACGGACGTGAAGGTCGTCATCGAGGACCAGCGGTTGGTGTTCAG TTGCAAAAATGCAGACGGTGTGGAGTTCTACAATGAGATCAACCTGTATGCCAGGGTCAACTCCAAG GACTCACGGGAGAAGCGCTCTGACCGCTCCATCACGTGCTTTATGAGGAAATGGAAGGAGAAAGTGGCCTGGCCACGCATCACCAAGGAGAACATCAAG ccagcctggctcTCCGTGGACTTTGACAACTGGCGAGACTGGGAAGGGGACGAGGAGGTGGAGAGGGCCATGGTGGAACAGTACGCAGAG ATGCTGGAGAAGGTGACAGACAAAGGCCCCCCACCAGCCATGGATGACCTGGAT GATGACTGA
- the RUNDC1 gene encoding RUN domain-containing protein 1, whose amino-acid sequence MEGEGGSLGPGERWAPVGAVSAEEDEEEEDEEAAAAGGESPQSVPQLRAERRRLHGALLALASHFAQVQFRLRQVARAGPAEQQRLLRDLEDFAFRGCPAPLPHGLGAAPGEREKQEQIEVQKEKQRELILQLKTQLDDLETFAYQEGSYDSLPQSVVMERQRMIINELIKKLDMDLSEDIATLSPEELRQRVDAAIAQIVNPARVKEQLVEQLKTQIRDLEMFINFIQDEVGSSGKAEDGHCDCGGSYKPSTRPSGNRVNSEDARRMQETGLQLMRRVLAVLQIFAVSQFGCATGQIPRTLWQKDQDNQDFSPLIEKLELSVERVRQLALKHQQAEHVICSSELQDVPLGGRDELTLAVRRELTVALRDLMAHGLYASSPGMSLVLAPIACLIPAFTPSPRTMHPWELFVKYYNAKNGQAFVESPARKLSQSFALPVTGATVATPKQSLLTAIHTVLTEHSPFKRSADSELKALVCMALNEQRLVSWLNLICKSGALVQSHYQPWSYMANTGFESALTLLSRLSNLKFNLPVDLAVRQLKNIKDAF is encoded by the exons ATGGAGGGGGAGGGCGGCTCGCTGGGCCCCGGCGAGCGCTGGGCGCCGGTGGGCGCCGTGTCGGCGGAAGaagacgaggaagaggaggacgaagaggcggcggccgcggggggcgAGTCGCCGCAGTCGGTGCCGCAGCTGCGGGCCGAGCGGCGCCGGCTGCACGGAGCGCTGCTGGCCCTCGCCTCGCACTTCGCTCAGGTGCAGTTCCGGCTGCGGCAGGTGGCCCGGGCCGGCCCGGCCGAGCAGCAGCGCCTGCTCCGCGACCTCGAGGACTTCGCCTTCCGCGGCTGCCCCGCGCCGCTTCCCCATGGTCTCGGCGCAGCCccg GGTGAGCGAGAGAAGCAGGAGCAAATTGAGGTCCAGAAGGagaagcagagagagctgaTCCTGCAGCTCAAGACACAGCTGGATGACCTAGAGACCTTTGCTTACCAAGAGGGCAGCTATGATTCTCTGCCACAGTCTGTGGTTATGGAAAGACAACGG ATGATTATAAATGAGTTGATAAAGAAGCTGGACATGGACTTGAGTGAAGATATTGCAACGCTCTCTCCAGAGGAACTGCGACAGCGGGTGGATGCTGCCATAGCACAGATTGTAAATCCAGCCAGGGTGAAGGAGCAGCTGGTGGAACAACTGAAGACCCAGATAAGGGACCTCGAAATGTTCATCAACTTTATTCAGG ATGAAGTTGGAAGCTCTGGCAAGGCAGAAGATGGACACTGTGACTGTGGAGGCTCTTACAAACCCAGCACCCGGCCTTCTGGGAACAGag TGAACTCAGAAGATGCCAGAAGGATGCAAGAAACGGGCCTGCAGCTCATGCGCCGCGTGCTGGCCGTGCTGCAGATCTTTGCTGTCAGCCAGTTTGGCTGTGCCACGGGTCAGATCCCTCGCACCCTCTGGCAGAAGGACCAAGACAACCAGGACTTCTCCCCCTTAATAGAGAAACTGGAGTTGTCAGTGGAGCGGGTGAGGCAGCTTGCCCTGAAACACCAGCAGGCAGAGCATGTTATCTGCTCCTCTGAGCTGCAGGACGTTCCCCTTGGAGGCAGAGATGAGCTGACTCTGGCTGTACGCAGGGAGCTGACGGTCGCTCTGCGGGACCTGATGGCTCACGGGCTCTACGCCTCCTCCCCAGGCATGAGCCTGGTGTTGGCCCCCATCGCATGCTTGATTCCCGCGTTCACACCCTCGCCGCGGACCATGCACCCCTGGGAACTCTTTGTCAAGTATTACAACGCTAAGAATGGACAAGCCTTCGTGGAATCCCCAGCTCGCAAGCTCTCCCAGTCCTTCGCCTTGCCTGTGACAGGAGCAACGGTGGCTACCCCCAAGCAGAGCCTGCTGACAGCCATCCACACGGTGCTCACAGAGCACAGCCCCTTCAAGCGCAGCGCAGACTCGGAGCTGAAGGCACTGGTGTGCATGGCGCTGAACGAGCAGCGCCTGGTCTCATGGCTCAACCTCATCTGCAAGTCTGGAGCTTTAGTTCAGTCTCACTACCAGCCCTGGAGCTACATGGCCAACACAGGCTTCGAAAGTGCGCTCACCCTCCTCAGCCGCCTGAGCAACTTGAAGTTCAACCTCCCGGTTGACTTGGCTGTTCGGCAGCTGAAAAACATCAAAGATGCTTTTTGA
- the RPL27 gene encoding large ribosomal subunit protein eL27 yields MGKFMKPGKVVLVLAGRYSGRKAVIVKNIDDGTSDRPYSHALVAGIDRYPRKVTAAMGKKKIAKRSKIKSFVKVYNYNHLMPTRYSVDIPLDKTVVNKDVFRDPALKRKARREAKVKFEERYKTGKNKWFFQKLRF; encoded by the exons ATGGGGAAGTTCATGAAACCGGGGAaggtggtgctggtgctggccGGGCGCTACTCGGGGCGCAAGGCCGTCATCGTGAAG AACATCGACGATGGCACCTCGGACCGGCCGTACAGCCACGCCTTGGTGGCCGGCATCGACCGCTACCCGCGTAAGGtgactgctgccatgggcaagaAAAAGATCGCAAAAAGGTCCAAGATCAAGTCGTTCGTGAAGGTTTACAACTACAACCACCTGATGCCCACCCG GTATTCTGTGGATATTCCCCTGGACAAAACAGTGGTCAATAAGGATGTGTTCAGGGATCCTGCTCTGAAACGCAAAGCAAGACGTGAAGCCAAGGTGAAATTTGAGGAAAG GTACAAAACCGGCAAGAACAAGTGGTTCTTCCAGAAGCTGCGATTCTAA
- the IFI35 gene encoding interferon-induced 35 kDa protein — protein MDSEEDSFVRLLTEESPERLRWEMERCKELSILGQDHANLQMANEAAEQGTRELKEEGELLHKILEQQLSLNGDQKRAYQIFAAKEENNRLKQEKQVLKNKLEELKKRVLWNDPVMMLSALPEKKMIFKGLTVNKEDMNKLMLTPLIHYPMPGGSALITFEEAKVAQRIIEMREHMVELSCGEELEELDRCRVRVQAVPVEILLPSALEVRLTQSSRSILVSDLPSLGICKEALLDKLELFFSKAKNGGSEVESREFLDDSGQVVLTFTQDGVAEPLIEKGHIQVLIGKGKYKVKISPCMSGDIANLQLQPSRCPRTVLLLGIPDVLSEESMRDTLEIHFQKASRGGGEVDALAYVPAGRTGVAVFVEDRG, from the exons ATGGATTCAGAGGAG GACTCCTTCGTCCGGCTGCTCACCGAGGAGAGCCCCGAGCGGCTCCGGTGGGAGATGGAGCGGTGTAAG GAGCTCAGTATTCTGGGGCAAGACCATGCAAACCTACAAATGGCCAATGAAGCTGCAGAGCAAGGGACACGAGAGCTGAAGGAAGAAGGAGAACTTCTTCATAAAATTCTTGAGCAACAGCTGTCTTTAAATGGAGATCAAAAGAGAGCCTACCAG atTTTTGCAGCAAAGGAGGAGAACAACAGACTGAAGCAGGAGAAGCAGGTCCTGAAAAATAAACTGGAAGAACTGAAGAAGAGGGTCCTCTGGAATGATCCTGTGATG ATGCTGTCTGCCTtgccagaaaagaaaatgatctttaagggaCTCACAGTAAACAAGGAGGACATGAATAAGCTGATGCTCACCCCACTGATCCACTACCCTATgcctgggggctcagctctcATCACCTTTGAGGAGGCAAAGG TGGCCCAGAGGATCATAGAGATGAGGGAGCACATGgtggagctgagctgtggggaggaactggaggagctggaccGGTGCAGAGTGCGAGTGCAGGCAGTGCCCGTGGAGATCCTGCTGCCGTCTGCCCTGGAG GTCAGGCTGactcagagcagcaggagcatcctTGTGTCTGACTTGCCCAGCCTGGGCATCTGCAAGGAGGCACTGCTGGACAAGCTGGAGCTCTTCTTCAGCAAGGCAAAGAATGGGGGCAGCGAGGTGGAGAGCAGGGAGTTCCTGGATGACTCTGGCCAGGTGGTGCTGACTTTCACACAGGATGGAG TGGCAGAGCCGCTAATTGAAAAAGGACATATCCAAGTGCTTATTGGGAAAGGGAAATACAAAGTCAAAATATCACCATGCATGAGTGGAGACATCGCTAACCTGCAG ctccagccctcccGCTGCCCCAGGACTGTCCTGCTTTTGGGCATCCCCGACGTGCTGAGCGAGGAGTCCATGAGAGACACCCTGGAGATCCACTTCCAGAAGGCCAGCCGCGGCGGCGGGGAGGTGGATGCCCTCGCCTACGTCCCAGCAGGGCGGACAGGGGTGGCCGTGTTCGTGGAGGACAGGGGCTAg